The genomic window atttataatggactaggtggttcagtgggtgGTTCAGTAGGTGGCACTGGGCTAGATGCAGGAACAAAGACCAATAGTCACTGGTCCATTGGACAAAAGCCAGAGGTGAGATATAGCACCAATTCAATGTTTCCATCCCGGGCCCTAAAGCAAGCATGGCAGCTGCAGACATTGCCTGGGTCTGGTCCCAGCTCTTCTAACTCcaattcttccccttctttgtgaTTTGGTTTGAGTCCAGTGGTGAGCAAGGAAGTGGGAGGTGACGGCGGCCATGGGGATGGGATCCTCATTAGTTCACAGTCTCCAGAATGGAAAACTGATCTTcactgaaaattaaattaaaaaaaaaatcagggaccACATTAGGCGCTGGAGGGAGGTAGGGGAACAGATTGGATACAAAGATGAGTGCCGTATCTTCACAGAGGTTACAATGTAATAGGAGAGAAAACAGTTATTCCTGAGGTTATTCCCCATAGACACTGTGTATCTCTACTGCATGTACCTAGTTACCCACATGTggtctcctccattaaaatagACACACTAAGAGAGTAGGACTGTTTggccctttctctctttttcctgctCTTAGCACGCTCCATGGGAGTCACTTAGTAATCTAGAGCACCGTACACTTAATAAGTGATTTAATAAGTTGGTTTTATTGTTGTCGCTCAGCCCAGAAGGATCATTTCCATTCACGTATAAGGAAGGAGCCTTCTGTAAATGCATTTGGTACCTGTTCTGCACCTTGGAATATCACctgggaaattaaatgacttttccattcTTATATGAGCTAAAACTACTTCGTGAGAAGTAgtattttaattcagtttttcctgacgGAAAGGCCAGTTCGCCATCCACCATACCACACCGCCTTTCGTGTTCTTTGAGACAAAAACacattcttttacagatgagcaaactgagattcTGATAAAAGTTCTGCCCCACGAGGGTAAAAACACACAAGTGTTTTATAAGCACAGGTGAAGGAGGGAGTCTGTTTCTAGTCGGGCAGATGAGGGAAGGCTCTCTCTGCCTAGATGATGATAGATTTCAAGAAGCAGAGAATGAGGGAGCTTGGAgctgctgggggtggggggagggcatTCCTGTAATGTGTTTTGGTTTCTGGGCCGGCAAACAACCCTTGAATGTTAAAAGACCCTTTCTGTTGCTGATATGTTATTATGTAATGTGGGCTTATTGGgacttgccatttttttcctattagtaACCATGACTATCTTAGCTTATGATGGCTATGTCCTGGGAAGGAATAACACCATGTTTCTTTCCGTTGTTCGCTAATTGAGGGCTTTGTGAAGTTGGCCTAGCTTCCCCTGGTCATTCTGAATCAGCAAGATGGTCCTGCCAGTCACGGCGCTCCCTCTGAGGTTCCCAGGGGTGGTCCTGGACCTCGGGAAAGGAGCCCCCCCTTCCCAACTTGGGGCCGATGCCTTAAACACTAACTGAAGAAAGGAATCCTCCACATCCTTCGTAGATGCACGTTCCTCCCTTGGATCCCTCTGCCAGGCTGAGTGTGGTCCCAGAATTCCCAAAGGGTacaagctggaagggacccttatttacttatttacttgcagatgaagaaattggggaaAGTGACTAGCACAGGGTCAAACACCTCTCATGTCACCTACAGGCAGGCGTCCCCATCTGAGCCCTCCCCATCTGCTTGCCAAGTTCTGGTAGTCACATGTGGGAAATGGctgcttcctcctttcccctccccttcactGGCAAAGCCCCTTCCCCTCCTGCCTCTAGAGCTCTGGAACTCgcttccttccctctcctggGGCTTCTTCTCACCATGGGCTGAGCTTCTGTTCTACCTTCCCAATCTTCTCCCCAGCACACGTTGGGGAACTGGCCTTTGGCTGTTGAAGGTGGAGGTCTGCTGGTGAGATTCAAGCCAGCTGTGGGCTATTATGGTTGCCCTAATTAATGCGTCCTGAATCCTTCCTCAGAGGACCTTGCCCTGCCATCTCAGACAAGACGTTCCTCCTTTCTGGGCCTCCATATCCTAACCTGAGAGGTGAAGGAGTTAGCCCATAGCATTGTGAAGGTTCCCCACAGTTAGAGCTCTGTAAGGTGGTTCTGGGTAGGGGAACTTTTAGCCCAAGGAGCTGCTAGAAACACCAGGCAGCAGGAGCAATGGTGGGGAGCTCCCCACCCCCCTCCACAGGCACTCGCGGCTTTCTTGTTTGTTCTAGAGATTCCGAGTCAGCTTTCCCACAAAGACAGAAAGTGGTTCCCTTTGGGCAGTTTCTGAGCTGGCTGGGCCAGACCACAGGCCGGGTTGGGCCTGGCCAAGCCCCGGGAGTGGCCGCCAGCCTCGCTGGGCTCTGCCAAATCCCAGGCACTCGGGTGGCCTCTGCCCAGGCCAGGAGAGACTTCTGTCTCCTCCGAAGAGAGTCCTCCAAAACCTCAGGGGCCTAAGACCCAGGTAACATGATACGGCCTGGCTGCAGGGCAAGGGGAATTTGTGGGGGGAGCACCTACCAAACATCAGCCTCCCAGCAGAAGCCAAATCCTTGGAATGGCACTGGGGACCAAGATGGGGGGGGTGGGAGTGGTGCCCATAAGAAGTGGCCTATAGTGAGAGACCCAGGCTTGGGTCTGACACTTCTCAGCTATACCTCCTGGGCAAACCATTCCCTtactcagactcagtttccccttctgcaaAATGAGTAGATCCACATTCAAATTGCTGCCCCACGGGAAAATCATGTTGTAACTCTCAGGGGACAATAGAAATGGGGAGCAGCTTTGCAAttttgacattctatgttctaaccctgaccttctgggttctaaaggccctgacattttctgttctaagggccctcccagctcttgACACTAGATTCTACCTTCAAAATTCATACATTCTGTTCTAAGTTCTTAAGCATTGCTGAAGCTAGGTTCTAGCTTCAGCTAGGAGATCCTCCTCTTCAAACTCTCCCAAATGCTCAACAGTGAGTGCATCCCCTTCTTGGGCAGGAGACAAGATCTTCATCCATCAGGAAAAACTCTCCCTTTTCTGAGGTAACCATGGCAAccactcttccttctcttcccctagAGATTGTGGAGTAAACGAGGCCCAGAAAGACAGAAGTCCCATCTGGTaaccaaatgcagccaggtaagATGGGGGCCTCTGAGTCACCGAACAGCTTGGGGGGGCTTGTTCTGTAGCCCAGGAGGCAGCTTGGAATGACTTTGCTGAGCTCCCGGGTAACCTTCTCCCTGCTGGGAACAGTAGGCAAACTTGCGTGTGGTAACTACCACCTCCAGGAAGTCCTCCCTGAGCCCTCCTACATCCTTTTTCAATTTCAAGTCTTTCTTTTTGACTTCTCAGACACATCTAAATCAATTGATTAGATATTGATATTGATAGATATTGGGTAGGTACTGGGTAGCTCAGGACATAAAATATTGACCTGGACATCTATTACTTGGATGACTATGGACAAAGTGGGCTTCTGTGAGcttgcttcctcatctgtgaaatggagatagtGTGTATATAATATTAACTGATAAAACTTATTACAAGTTTACCTCAAAATAAGCCTATGAGGGATTACaaatatccccatttcacagatggggaaaatggGATTCAAGACAGGCAAAATCGTGAACGTGTGTGCGTGAAATTTGGGGTCACAGGACCTGGGTTCACAAGCCAGTCCTGCCCAATAGAACCATGTCAATTCACTACACACTGCTTCCTGAtctatgaaataaatgaatttcaccAACAGCCGCTAAGATCTCTCCCAGATCTAGAATTGATTTTGTGAtgtttgggtctcagtttccttctttgtaaggCTAGACCTCTTACACTAAAGGAGCTATGCTTAGGATTATACTTGAACCCAGGCCATTGAACTCCCAAGTCAACAACAGTAGGGAGTGCAGGAGATCCTAGAACCTTAGTTGATTCTATTTTCTGCCTCAGGAGGACAGCAGGTCAGAAAGGGAGCAGGAGAAATGGGAATAGCTAGGGTGAGGGAGGCTGAGCACTTCTTAGTTCTAGGAAGACAGGGAGACAAGGGTCTTTCCCTGCTTCTAGCCTCTTCCTGATCAGTTGCCCTCTTCATGAATGCCGTCTTCAGAACTCTCACTAGCTCTGGAACCCTAGCTCTGGAACTGGAGGGAACTTTGGAGGGCTGACTGGCTGTTCAGGGCGCCCAGTTCCCAAAGTGACATTTTTCATTGTTCTTAGCTCCAGAAGAGGTTGGGATATCAGGACTTTCCTTTCTCACCCCAAGCCAACTTCTAATTTCATTTGCTATGTGACTTTGGTCTAGTCATTTCTCTCTGAGCCCCTGTGTTTCTCCTGAGAAAGGAACCATTTAGCTTAGACAAACCATTTAGCTTAGATAATTTCAAAGGGCCTTTCTAGATCTAAGAATTTAGGACTAGTGACTCATGAACCGCAGGGCACAGCCCACATCCCCAGACCCCCCTTCCCTGGGGGTAGGGGCAGCAGGTTTGACTATTGTCATGACAACCACCCCCTCCTCCTTTAAAAAACACACTAGTGGACACAGTCCTGAGATTCTCCTCTCCACTTCTCTACCCACAAAGACTGGGCTGTTCATTTtggaaaaattttttattaacagGATTTTGTGGGagaataaaaatggcaaaaacagcaacaaggaagaagagagatgGCTGTCCCAGAAGCCCTGCCCATCCCCCCACTTCAGCatgcccctccctcccttcaagtCATAGAGTCCACCCCCTTTTCTTTAGGGTGAAGGCTGGACCCATGCTGGGGACTAGATGTGGGGTTAGGGTTAGTCCCTTAGTCCCTGACCCATACCCTCTATTTTCTAGCTCACTGCCCCACAGGGATGAACAGTGATGGAGGCTGCAGGGAGATGGGTCCTATACTCGGCCCctctttttctggaggtagagATGGGGTATAAGGACTAGAGGGTGAAGATCCAGGCTGTGGGCTTGGGAGTCTGCAGGAAGAATTGAGACTATTCCTACTCCTCACATGGAACCATGGGAGTCCCTACACCTAACCCTAACCAGGGGGACCAGAGTGTCCTGGTACTATCCTCCCCCCGCCCTTCTGGGGAGAACTATTGGGGTGAGAGGAATGGATAAAGCAACCCCCAGGGCAAGGTGTTCCACAGAAGGTGGTGAGGGAGAAGCCATCTACTCTCTCCAGGGCAAGAAAAGAGTATTCGTTTCCCAAATAAGAGGCTCTGGTTCCTCAGGTTTGTGCTTTCAGCAGGGGACGATGGGAGACACATGTGTCAATCAGGGTGGGTGTTCTGTTCTTTTCCTTGGGGGCAGCTGTAGGGAAAGTGGGGGCCAGAGTGCCCAGACATGGCCTCATGACCCAGATGAAACAGGCCTGCAGGGCTCCCTGCTCCATCTCAGAGAATTCTGCTGCTTAAAAGTTCATGTCCCAGAGGAAGACAGGCTGAGCTTCAGACTTTGGTTTTGTGGGGTCCCCCAAGTTCCTTCTAGGTGTTGGATGTCAAAGTGGAGCCTGGCAGCTTCCAGCCATGGGCAGCAGTGAGTACATGGCCTTCAGCCACTGCCACCTGGCACCACTCTGCCCCATGCTGACATGGGATGTTTGCCCCAAGGTGCTCCAGAAGCAAGGCTGATGATGGGGATGGAGGCTCCAGGCCTGGTGAGCAGAGGGCAAAGTCATAAAGGGAATCCGGGGCCCCAGCTGTGGGTGGTGAGAGCTGGCTGTCCTGGGCCTGGATATGGCCAGCCTTAGAATAAGAGGCTGAGCAGAAGGAAAATGGTGAGAAGGCCTGAAAACACTGATGGTAGTGGGGCCAGCCCGGCTGATGATAGGGTGGATTTGCAATGGTCCTTGTTGGCCCCGATGCAGGACGCGTAGGCCATGACGTGCGGGATGTAGTTCTGTTCGTGGACGCCATGCAGGAGGTGAGCCATGGGGCCCTTGGCAAATATGGCCACGTCTTCACCCCCATGAGTTTCATAGCTCAGGGGCACCGCTGACTGAGCCCGGTAGTTTTCGTGAGCTGTGAGAAGAGGAGATTGGATGGTAAAGTGGGGAAGCTACCATGTCCAGGAGAGGCTGGGAATGGCCTCAATTTTGAAGTCATGGATTATGTGGAAACCTCCCATCTATTTTGAGCCCCCCCCAACTCTTCCCCTTTCAAAGCCTCTCATCCACCGTCAAAATGCATCTTCTGAACCCACCAAGGGGACCCCTTCTCAGACCATGAGACTTACTGTAATCCACAGTGGAGACGTTCTCCCGCTCACCAGCCATCACCTTGTAGCCAGGGCCATTACCGTACAGGATAGAGGTGAAGGGCTTCTTATCTGTGTCACTCAACATGGGGGCAAGCCCTAAAGAGGAGAATTCAGAGTTAGAGAGGCAGAATTCCCATACTTCCCTTCACCTTCTCAGCCCTTTCTCCAGATCATCCTGATGTTCCTTTTCAGGTTTCTCCCTCATCTTTCTCTAGCTCTCTTCCCCAGCCTCCACCCTATCAGAATAGAGGCTGCCTGAAGGCAGTATCCATAGTACTCAACAGGGTCCCTGACACATGGTAAAGGATGTTTAATAAAAGCTCATTCACTCCTACCTGCCCCCCCTCCAAGAGTTCCTCTAGCTTAGCATTAATCCTTCAACTGTCTTTCTCCCGCTCCCAAGATTCCCTTTCTTGATGATAGATTCCAATAAGATTCCAAGCCAGATGGGTCTGGAGTGGTCCCATCCCCTCCTTTTAGAAGAGGTCCAGAAAGGGAGGGATTTGTCGAAGGGCACATCGGAAGGCAGGTGAAACAATTGTGCCCAACTCTGGACTGGCACTCAGTTTGGCGCTTCCTGTTCTAGCCCCCTGCCCCCTTTCACCAGAGCACTGTCCCTCCACTTGTGGGGAGGGTTTGGGTCTTTCCTACCTTATCTGTCTTTGGGTCCATAGCACTGAGCCTAGAGCTCACAATAGGGGTTTAATAAGCTATTGGATTGAATTAGAATCCTAGGACCCCATCCTAGggtcacagatgaggaaacagtcgAAGAGAAGCCAGAATCTTATAGGAAAGAAGCAGCTGAACCTAGGCCTCCCAATGCCTTTTTCCCCCATATTGCCATGTTACCCCTGAATTAACAAGGGGCAATTCTGGGTCAGCCAGGTTGAGTTTCTCCTGTGCCCTCTACCCTTCCAGAGGTCCATGGTCTGGCTGACTCAATGGTCCAAAGTATCCTCCAACTCAGCCCAGCCTACCAAAGATGTTGTTCCCCCGGTGGGTGTAGCCACCAAAGGTGAAGACGTGGGAGTGATCAGCTGTAACTACAGTCAGGGTGTCCTTCTGGGAAGTCATGCTGTCAGCGAGCCCGATGGCCCGGTCCATCTCCACAGCCTCATGCAAAGCTTGCTTGGCCTTTCCTTCATGGTGGCCGTGATCAATTCTGCCTCCtggggcaaaggaaagagatCCATAAGGACTGGAAGTCAAGAGAGCATTTGCTGCCCTAGAAGTGCTACCAGctctgggaaggaaagaaatccCCATTTCTTCAAAGACATCTGCCCCAGCTAGCCCTTCTGTCCCATTTCTGAATCCTTAGTTTTTGGAATCTTCAGGACATAATCTCATACATTCATAGGTAACTGCTAGAAAGGATCTGTTTCTAGTTCTGATATTCcctattctaagggccctcccggctctgataCCCTGGGTTCTAAAAGCATATAATATAGCTATAATAATGAATgattccaagaaactattttgtgCAGGAAAAGGAAACTATTCTGACATCCATGAGAAGAATTGTTCTTCAGATTTTATTCTTTTAGCCCTGGCTCAGGGCAGGGCCCAGAACAAATCCTTCACACTGTTTTGCTGTCCCCTGGGGCCTCCCTTCTGCTGCTCTCAGCCTCGGGATAGGACCGCCAGGCTCCAGGCGGCCTGGCCAGCCCAAGGAGTCCGTCCAGCAGTGGTTGAGCCGAGAGGGCCTGGCTCCCTTTGTTGTGGTCTTCAGCTCTGAGCAAGCCATGTTGGCCCCACATTGCTGGCTCCCACTACAAAGGGGGCTACACTCCCTTGGGAGACCCCTTGCTCCACTGCTGGTTCCACAGAGGCGGCAGGATTTTGTGGCCAGAGCTGAAACTGCTGATCTTAGCACTAACCCTTTAGTTTGGGTAAAGAGCCAGCAGCCTAAGTGACCCGCCTTTCTGTGTGGTGGGCTCCCAGGGCCCGGGCACAGGAAGGAACTGACCAGTTGTCCTTGTGTTAAGTGCACCTTAAGCATCTCAAATAACACAGCTCAGCCTCCCTTTGCCTGTTGGACAGTCTCTTGGGGTGATACTATCCACCACGTCCCTTCCAAATCCCTGGTTCAAGGAGGCCCATAATTAGCCATTCAATCCAAACTAGATCTTTTGATAGCCATATCTGAGACTCAAGGGAGACTTCAGGGTGGGGGATTGCCAAATTCTATTGAGAAAAGGGATGCTTTCAATTGTTCAATTGACTCCCAAACAATATGCAGACTACATCCCTTGGGAGCCCCATGGGTTTaagtcagagttgggagggacctTGGAACACAGAAGGAGAATGAAGTGGACAGCTCTGTCCTGAGTATACACTTGATTTATATTCCACCTCTTTGTTTGCTAGTCTAGGAATTGCCTTCCTCCCTTACTTCACTTGTGCTTTTAAAAACCAGTCCCTCCCAGGTCTGCTCATTAAAAGTacattgaaaaaacaatttttaataacaattaattttttaaaacaatttttaataaaaaaaaaaaaaagtccattgcACTTGTCTAATAAATTAGCACATGGTAGGTGCCTAATAAGTGCTTACTGAGTAAAGATCCATCATGTGTTATTTGAGTACAAGAATGGGAGGACTCAAGCCCCTACCTTCTACCAGCAGGAAAAAACCCTTAGGGTTCTTTTTCAGGATCTTTATGGCCACCTCCACCATCTCAGTCAGTGATGGGTCTGTCTGGTTGTTTCTGTTGAGTTCATAGGTCATATCCCATGGCTCAAAGAGTCCTAAAAGAGAGTGACATAATGGTTAGCTCTGGGAGAATAaataaggaaagggagggaaaaatggaTGCAAAGGACAATGCAAAGAGGACTGAATTCCTAGATACTATGGGCTGCTCCTTCTCCCTTCAAAGGTCCCAGAAGATTTAGAATACAGTGAATAATACACACAGACTGGTGAGGGAGTAAGTGATGATGGAAGACTCCATGTCACATGTTATATGTATATGGGATACTGGATTACCCCTTCTATTGCCACGGATCTTTCTATTCATCCTTCCCTTTCTATTGTTGTAGCCCATCCTACTAACCCTTGCCACCTGCTACCTGGATGACTGCATCAGCCTCTGGTCTCCCCCTTTTTCCAAAACCATTCTCCTCCATCCAGTGGCCAAATTCACATTCCCAAGACAACTGCTCAAGTTTGTCAGGTTTGGGAGaaaacactaatttttttaggCCTTTCACTGCTCAACTCCAACCTACCCTTTCTACTTTCTCAaatttggagatgattttctaatTTCATCATGTTCTTTTGTTCTACCATTAATCAGTACAGATTTCTCCTACTTGGCACAGACAGTtgggtagtgcagtagatagagcactaggcttggagccaggaagactatgttagctgtgtgaccctgggcaagccacttgcccctgcctgcctcagttttgtcatatgtagagctggaaaaggaaatggcaaatttctGCCAAAAAACATCAAATGGGTTGGTCACAATGACCTCCAGGCTAAATGTAATAAACAAGCTCCTAGAGAAGAGGAGATTTTCTCAACTtgcttaaaaaatgttaatgagcCAGCTTTGTatgtacaatatatgtacacatagggTACAGAAGAGTACAGACCTGGTTgtgattatgtatatgtatatataatgatctAGGCTAAGCACCTACTGTTTACCTGGCACTGGAATCAGAggggaagaacaaaagaacaaaagcaaaGTCTTTTACCTCTAGGACTGATTACACAATGGAATTCAGCAAAGGCTGGAAGGCACAGTGTGAACATGCAGGACAATCTCTCCGGTATAGAGTACACTGTGTCTCTTGCTTCACAGGCTGTTACCATGTCAGAGTTTCTAACCCCCCCAGAGGGCACACCTTGCACAGGTCAGCCCATGCTTCCTGGGACACTGAATCTCAGAATCAGAAGGGGCAAAGACGGCCTAGTCTATTTCTCTCAGCAAATGAGCCCAAGTCTGCTGCCCAATTCCTGACAAAGGGATGGCCTTGAAAATGAAATGGGGAAATCTGGTTTGATTACATATATTTGTtgcaaaggttttattttttatattgggggttgaaatggaaagaaaatgattaagaactggaataaagtttttttttaaaaatggttattCAGACACTGCGTGAATCCCTCTAGTGAAAGGGAATTCATTATCTTATTGAGGCAATCCATTTCCCAAGCCATCaagtttttattttcccctgaaaTAGAGCCTACATCTATCCCCTGGCACATTCCCCGGCCCTGCTTCTTCCTCTGGGACGCAGCTATACAGACCTACTCTCTCTCCAACCCCTTGTGGGCAGCTATCACGTAGGGGAGGTCTGAGCAAAAGCGCTAGAGACAAAGTGGAAGAGGAATAATCAGCCTTCAGTCCCTTGGGGTTCTGGCCAACTCTCATCACCATAAAATGTGAACTTGGCTGCTATCAGACACACAATTCAATGTATATTCCAATACCTCAAGACCCATAAATTGATAAGCGAGGGATTAAGAAACAGGGTTGCCCACCTAGGGGAACCTCCTTTGTTGGCTGTAGTGTAACAGACTGGCTGGCTGGCTTTGTAGGGCCTGAGGCACTAGTGATGCTGGGAgctaaactttaaaatttttgaagagGACAAACCTGCAAAGAAATTTGACAAATcctgctggagtcaggaagagttgaagCCCGGCTTCAGAGATgttctagctgtgtggccctgggcaagtcattttaatctgtttccccatctgtaaagaaTTTCCCTAGTATCTCTGACAAGAACAAGACTAGAGAGATTCCTCAGATCTCAGCACTAGGCTGGGCTCTCTCTGCTTACTAGCTTACTCCCAGCCCTATTCCTGTTTTCTAGAAAATCTCATGAGTCAGCCTCTCCTGAAAGGGCCTGGATAAAGCATGAGGGCAAGAGTCACTAAGATGTTCCCACTCACCTAGGAGGTAATCCACACGGTCCAAATCCAGTTCTAGCAGCTGCATGCGGTTCCAGACATAGTGAGCattctaggagaaaaaaaattatgatagttATAGGCAGGCTAAGAGCTGGAGGAGGCAAGGATCAGCACAAAAATCAGCCAGACCCACAGGACATCCCGAGCCAGGCCACAGCCTAAAGTCAGAACTCAATTAGCCTTGACTGAGGACTTGTCTGAAGGCACAGTGACTTATATCTTATAATTCATGGAATGCTGACCTAGGCACCAGCTAGAAGGTGGAAGgatcttagaacccaggatgtcagaaccaggaggacccttagaacatgggatgtcagaggCGGGACATGTTAAACACAGAATGTTAGACATCGTCAGCTGGACCTGGAAGGAGtcttaaatgagggaaatgaGTCCCAGAGTCCAAGAGCTACTACATGCTCAAGCCAAGGCTGGACAAACCCAATTTCTTGATTGCCAACTCTCTCATATCCATCAGAAAATATGGGCCCTACTCATAGAACCAGGGGTGAG from Sminthopsis crassicaudata isolate SCR6 chromosome 3, ASM4859323v1, whole genome shotgun sequence includes these protein-coding regions:
- the ALPL gene encoding alkaline phosphatase, tissue-nonspecific isozyme, with protein sequence MLLLLLGLMAGACLSSLVPEQEKDPQYWRDQAQRTLQHALKLQELNTHVAKNVILFLGDGMGVSTVTATRILKGQMHHKLGEDYQLEMDKFPHVALAKTYNTNAQVPDSAGTATAYLCGVKSNEGTLGVSAAVTRSQCNTTKGNEVTSILRWAKDAGKSVGIVTTTRVNHATPSAAYAHSADRDWYSDNEMPPEALAQGCKDIAYQLIHNIPDIEVIMGGGRKYMFPKNTTDVEYGDDEKARGTRLDGQFLTSVWKDKKPRNKNAHYVWNRMQLLELDLDRVDYLLGLFEPWDMTYELNRNNQTDPSLTEMVEVAIKILKKNPKGFFLLVEGGRIDHGHHEGKAKQALHEAVEMDRAIGLADSMTSQKDTLTVVTADHSHVFTFGGYTHRGNNIFGLAPMLSDTDKKPFTSILYGNGPGYKVMAGERENVSTVDYTHENYRAQSAVPLSYETHGGEDVAIFAKGPMAHLLHGVHEQNYIPHVMAYASCIGANKDHCKSTLSSAGLAPLPSVFSGLLTIFLLLSLLF